TGGCGACGCCAAGGTGATCGATTTTAGTATCGCGACTCATGATGCTCGCTATGCTGATCTGCACATTTACAGCGCCGACTATGCCAGTCCAACGCAAAAACAAACCGGTAAAGTCGATGCCTCAAGCGACATTTATGCCCTTGGAAAAATTTTCAACAAACTGTTTCCCAACCAACAGCACAAATCTGAATGGCAATGGGTCTATCAAAAGTGTACTCAGCCAAGTGCACTTCAATACTCTCGTATAGCGGAGTTGAAGTCAGACATTAAAGCACTTCAGCACAATAAGCCCATCTCCCACCCGGATGCAAACGCCCTTTATCGATGTGGCAAGCTTTTAAAGCGAAGACCACTCGCCAGCGCCTTGACGGTGCTACTCATGACTTCCGGCTTAGGCTTTGTTTCTGCGTTAATCAATAAAAACCTTGAACTCCAACAGCAGCAACGCGTCTCCAATGAACTATTACTCGAAATGACGCAGCTACTGTTTCACGGCCATCACAGTGATGCCACCTCTCTAAAAGCCATGCTGGACTTAACCAGCATGCGGCTACTGAGCCATCAAGATTTACCCATTGATATCAAACAGAAGCTGGTATTGGCGATGTTAATGCCAGAGCAAGGCTCTGCCGAACAAGAACAACAAGACATAGGTACAACCTCAGAATGAAACGTATGAATCCTGCCTGGGTGGCCATGGTAACCACCCTTGCGAGCACACAAATTTTCGCAACTGATATTCAGATAGGCCACTTTATTGATGCACCCGTCACAGGCCTCTACTACGAGACCAGCTCCAAGATTCGCGGTTACACCCAACAGGGACAATTTGAGTTTAAAGACGGCGATGAGGTTCGCTTTTACTTGGGCAGCAACAACCAACATAAACTGCTCGCCACAGTTGCCGCGCAAGAGGTGGTTACGCCTAATCTCGCTTCAACCACACCCAGCAAAAGCCTTAATATGGTTCGTCTCTTGCTTGGCATCGATACCGCTCCTAATCGCGACGACCTCATCAAGCTCGATAGTGACTGGCTGTCAACGGATAAGGTTCAAGCGCTACTCAACGCACTGGATCTCAACAACCTACCTGAGAGTCTCAGCATCTCGAATAAACCTCTCGCCAGCGTGCATGAAGCCGCCAAACACCTAGAAAGCAGCCAGCAATACATAGAGCAGAACTTTACCTCCAAACAAGTGCTCACAGCGCCATTAGACGTAAAGCTAGTCAACACAATTCTTAAACGTCGAGACTGGCGAGGAAACCTGTGTTTTTACGATACTGCGCGACGCGACGAACCGAATTATCACGGTCCAATTGGCAGCACCACCTATAAAATTGTTGATGGAGGCATAATTCTCTATCCGGATGTGGGCGATTACTATGGCAGCCGTGATGGCTCCGTCAGCAGCTGTGAAGTCAATGTCAGTCAAAGCTACCAAAAGCAAGAGTTTGAGAAGATAGACGACTATTCCGACTGGGGCGGACTCATCGCTTGTGCCCATACCGGCTGCACCCACCTAGACCTAAATGGATTCGATATCGAAGATTTTGATGATGAGGGCGATTGGAAGTACCGAACCGTGGCAATTAGCTACAACACCACCACCAAGCTACTGACTCAAAAGTCGCAAGGGTTGGGCAAGAAGGCTAAGGTAGAACACGACAATCTGACCGAGCACCTATGGTTTACCTCAGCTGTAGATGAAAAGCAGTCTATCGATTTCCAAGGCTATTGGCGCCAGCGTAATCTTGCGTCCGGTGACACTCGTTGTCTGTACATTGACAAGGATCACGTTCTACAAAGTAAGCGAGCAACATGCACTAAAAACCACCAAGACTATACCCAAGATGTCACGGCAGAGTTTGGCGATATGTGGTGGCTCAGCAGCGACGGTTCGAGTTCAGCAAGTATTGAGCAGCTCAACAGCGGAGTAAAGTGGTACAGCACCGATAACACACCTCGCTATAGCTTATGGGAGTTCTTACCGACTCAAAATCAGTGGAGCGAGGGCAAAATTTATCGCCGCTTTCAAGACATTCAAGTCGACCAGTTCGGCAAACAGCAAGCTCGCACCATTGCTGTGTTCGAACTGGAAAGATTAGCCAACAACTCATGGATATAGGAAAGCCAATGCAACTGACAGATATCATCGTCCGGTGGCACAACGGCGATAAGCAGGCTGAGGGGCTGCTGTTTCATTATGCCTATGAACAACTAAAGAGCATCGCCCACAAAGAGCGGGTGCGTGCTTTAGATAAATTTGGTGATAATGCAGAACACCACGAGCAAGAGGTAAACAACACCACAGCTCTGATCCATGATGCTTACGTCAAACTGTCCCAGCATGACGTCAGCTATCTGCAGAATCGGAAGCAATTCTTCTTACTGGTCTCCAAGGTCGTACGCCAAATCCTTATCGACCAATCCAGAAAACGCCTCGCACAAAAGCGCCAACCCACAACCGCGACCACGCGAGACCAACAGAACTTTGATCAACTGATGAGCTTTGATAGTGCTTTAGGAGAGCTTAAAAAACGCTTCCCACGCCAATCCGAAGTGCTCCAATTGCGCTACTTTGCTGGCCTTAAAAATAAAGAAATCAGTGACATGCTGCAATGCAGCCCCAGTCTTATCGAGAAAGACCTCAAGTTCTCTCGCAGTTGGATGCAGTCACAGATATAAATTATTTTTACGGTTTTTTGTGACAATTACGTTCCTTGTTGCTCATTCAGTAAACGGTTAAAAAAGGGTCATTAACCGAGTGAAACCAAACAAGGAACGACCCTATGAAACAACTTAGCGCAATCGCCATCGCGGTTTCTTTGATTCTTACTGGCTGCGGCGGTAGCGATAATGGTGATGCCGGCACCTCAACTGGCGGCGGTGAGCAAACTAAGCCTTCGTTGCAGCGACTAGCTCTTGATGGCTACTTGGTAGACGCTGATGTCTACATTGACCGTAACCGTAACAACATTGCTGAAACCGACGAGAAGTTGACGGCTACCACTGATTCACAGGGTAAGTTCACCATTTCGGAGGCCGATGCCGAGTTCCCAGTCATCGTTCGCGCCGTTGCAGGTCGCAGTTACGATACCGATAAAGGCGGCAGGCTGATCAACACATTTGAGATCGCGGCACCAGCAGGCACCGCAGTTGTCAGCCCATTCTCAACCATTGCCGTTCTCGAACAGAAAACGCTGGAAGAAGTCGCGACAGATTTAAATATCGACAGCACCACCCTAGATACTGACTACGTGGCTGCAAAGCAAGCCAACGCCAACGCGAAACAAGTGCATGCCATTGCTCGCTCACTAACGTTGCAACTAGATAATGATCTCGCCAGCTCAGAAGCGAACCTTTCTGATATCAAAACTCAGCTCACAAACATCCAAGATAAAATTGCAGAACAGGTAAATAACGACGTCGATCTAGACACCATCATCGTTGATGAAAAGGGTAACGTTAGCGAATCGCCAAAAACCGTCAAAGACATGATGGTCGGCTCAACCTATTACTATGTGTCGACCAATGATGACTATTTCCACAAAGAGGGGGTTTCAGAAATCACCTTCCACGAGAATAAAGTCAGCTTTATCGATGACAACGGCAAAGTCGGCGAACACTCGCTTACCTACACCGATACTGGCTACATT
The Vibrio sp. CB1-14 DNA segment above includes these coding regions:
- a CDS encoding chromosome partitioning protein ParA, with the translated sequence MKRMNPAWVAMVTTLASTQIFATDIQIGHFIDAPVTGLYYETSSKIRGYTQQGQFEFKDGDEVRFYLGSNNQHKLLATVAAQEVVTPNLASTTPSKSLNMVRLLLGIDTAPNRDDLIKLDSDWLSTDKVQALLNALDLNNLPESLSISNKPLASVHEAAKHLESSQQYIEQNFTSKQVLTAPLDVKLVNTILKRRDWRGNLCFYDTARRDEPNYHGPIGSTTYKIVDGGIILYPDVGDYYGSRDGSVSSCEVNVSQSYQKQEFEKIDDYSDWGGLIACAHTGCTHLDLNGFDIEDFDDEGDWKYRTVAISYNTTTKLLTQKSQGLGKKAKVEHDNLTEHLWFTSAVDEKQSIDFQGYWRQRNLASGDTRCLYIDKDHVLQSKRATCTKNHQDYTQDVTAEFGDMWWLSSDGSSSASIEQLNSGVKWYSTDNTPRYSLWEFLPTQNQWSEGKIYRRFQDIQVDQFGKQQARTIAVFELERLANNSWI
- a CDS encoding ECF-type sigma factor; protein product: MQLTDIIVRWHNGDKQAEGLLFHYAYEQLKSIAHKERVRALDKFGDNAEHHEQEVNNTTALIHDAYVKLSQHDVSYLQNRKQFFLLVSKVVRQILIDQSRKRLAQKRQPTTATTRDQQNFDQLMSFDSALGELKKRFPRQSEVLQLRYFAGLKNKEISDMLQCSPSLIEKDLKFSRSWMQSQI
- a CDS encoding serine/threonine protein kinase; the protein is MKHGHRTELLLNFHYMDETEQATYLEQLKHSDPKLHLELLSEQSTAHSELTQILGRHASVHVDDSAIAQTKLGSYRVCERIGRGGMSQVYLAERCDGRFEQSVAIKVFEPHLSNMVGKTMLYWEAQLLAKLNHPNIANVLDANETDSSVFLVIEHVKGQSLTQWLTTSPCNSVKLALFFDITDAIHHAHAQGVFHGDLKPENILVDENGDAKVIDFSIATHDARYADLHIYSADYASPTQKQTGKVDASSDIYALGKIFNKLFPNQQHKSEWQWVYQKCTQPSALQYSRIAELKSDIKALQHNKPISHPDANALYRCGKLLKRRPLASALTVLLMTSGLGFVSALINKNLELQQQQRVSNELLLEMTQLLFHGHHSDATSLKAMLDLTSMRLLSHQDLPIDIKQKLVLAMLMPEQGSAEQEQQDIGTTSE